caagccTTTATTTTACCAGGAAGTCCCAGTGagattaaaatcttttttacaagacagaaaatgtcattattataacattatatttacttatttaccTGGACGTCCAGGTGGACCCGGTGGCCCAGGTGGGCCAGGTGGGCCAGATAGTCCTGAGGTTCTACTGGAACCAAGTTGGCCTAAagcaagaacaaaaatataaatataagtAATGAAGGTTATACTAGTCTGTAGAAGGACAAATCAGTGTAAGACTGTTGAAATTACGGTacaatgtctgttttattttataagaGCGGCCACTTGTGGTCACAAGTGGAAATTACAGATAATGACAAATGCTAACATATACAGTAGTACATGGAGGGAAGAGGGTCAACAAACTGACTTTGTAatgtcagttttattatttgttagTATTAGCCACCATAGGCTAAAAAGAATAAcactataataataaaaaaaaactcactggTTGAGGTGATACTTTCACTCGTTCTCACTGTGATTCCTTGTTCTCCCTGCTCTCCCTTATATCCCCTGTCACCTTTCGGACCTGTGAAGGCAAACAATATGCAGCATCTATGAGGGTCTGAGGGCAGTGATTTAAAAAGCTTCCTTTGGGAGGAAAAAGACCTACCAGGTGGGCCAGGCAGACCAGCGGGACCAATGGGACCTGAGAAGGTAAATAaagaattatttaaaacatgGAGGATGCCAGTACAATTAGTGAAATCATTCAGGGCTGAGATGCAACATATGCAGAACATCAGGGAAATCATCTGGCTACTTTCTGGGCTTTTATGGGTCAGACCTGATAATCCTGGAGGTCCTGCAGGGCCGGGAGGACCAGCAGGTCCAGGTGGTCCTGGGATTCCAATGGAAGATGAGCCAGCTggaaaatgaaagggaaaatcAGATATCCTAAAATTATATAATCTAAtctgcaaaatgtgaaaagattCTTAGTTTTATCTTGTTCTGTTACCTGCATTGATGATTCTGCCTGGTTCACCTGTTTCAcctaaaacagacaaacaaattttACATCAAATGCACAGATGTGATATCTGATATCTATATGATATTTGAGAAAACAGGGGGCCCCCAAGGGAGCCAAAGTTTACAGGAGCTGCAGCCTACCTTTGGCACCAGGTTGTCCTGGATTCCCTGGTAtccctaaaaacaaaacatgagtacatttttaataaagaaagcAGAGTTAAAAGCAGAAGTGATAATGAAACTACACTGTCTACTGAATTAATAATACAATTGTACCTGGTGGACCTTGAAGCCCAGGTGTTCCTACAGAGGGGTGATATTAGGAATATATCTTATCATTTATCCATTTATGATGATGCTAATAAAACTGACAATTAAGCTTCATAAGAGCAATATTAGGCTCAGTTTACCTGGAGGTCCAGTATCTCCAGCAGGCCCGGCAGGACCTCTGATTCCAGGGGGACCAGCAGATCCTTGGTCACCTGAgggtcaaaaataaaaatagaataaaatgtaaTTCATGAGGATCGGATcataaaaaaatcataaatcCTGACCATCATCAGGACTGTGCATCTTTAACACTATAATAACTCGTTTACCTCTTGATCCTTTTGGACCATCAAGTCCAGACAATCCtgatgacataaaaacaaaggaaaacaaatcttATATTGATTATCAATCCATACGTCACTCTAAAAGTCAAGCCTTTCTTCTGATGGTTTCAGTGTATTAATTCCTAAGAGGCTTGTGCAGACCactctctgctgccatctggtgGACTGAGTGGTCTTATACTCCCCACTGCCACACTGTACtcagttgaaatgtttttacataacattaacaatactaaattcagaaaaaggaaaaagataaTTTTGCTATAAAGTAACTGAACTAACTTTAATTCTAAatagctgaaatgacaaaaagtgCAGAATTCAAATTCAATAGGAATGATTATACACctatttaagtgttttttccacttatttggatgggtgaatttgtctgtgtgtttgtttgtttgtttgtttacttaatGATCACCACAATTCATTGCAATCCCGTCATGCTAAAACCCGTAACCAGAGGAATGCCCAGGAAGTAGTGCAACACATAATCCTCCGCAAACAAGCTAGATTTACACAGCGGCTTTggtacacaaacaaaatataatgtgTTTATAGGTAGGCTTTAGAGTGTCCCATTGAGATGACATATCCAGgtcagctgtttccagtctttgtggtaagctaaactaagctaagctagaCTAATCtactgctggctgtagcttcacatttaatGGACAGATATTAGAGTCGCTTTGATGTTCTCTTCTAATTCTTTTCCACAGAGCTAAAATGTCAAGCTGTTATAgttgagaagaagaagaataccATAATCAGAGTGTCTGAGAATCAGTTAAATGTCTGAGGCTGGAGATCCTGAGACTCACCCATTGACCCTTTGGGTCCTTTCTCTCCAGCTGGACCAGGCAGACCTGGTAAACCAGCCTCACCTGAGGAGTGGGAAAACTGGATGAGAAAATTGTACAGAGTATATCACGTGCCAATTTGATAGTTTCAAATACTAAAGCTGTGCTGACCTTTGAGACCTCTGAGACCAGGGTCACCAGATTCACCTAAAATAAACAGACGTGTAACTCCAgttaaaaaacattcacagaTCCCACAAGTCCTATAAAAATGTGATGGAGTTACAACAAACCTTTCACTCCTTGGAATCCAGGGAGCCCTCTGTCACCTGCAGAGCGAGAAGAGAAACTGTGACTAATATTATAATTTGTAAGATAAACTAAGTTGACTATGCATTTCCCCATATTTAAGAGCTGAACAATGTCCCTGCAACCTACCTTTAGACCCAGGTAGACCTGCCTCGCCACGGAAACCCTGAGGACCTGGTTGACCTGTTCATGTGAAATGATAATACTATTAGTAGTGAATTAATCCCACTTTTCATTTGCTGCTGGTATATTTGAGATAATAGCAGGTGTTTCTGGAATCAGTGATGCTCTATATGACCAGTAACAGAGAGAAACTCACCTGGTGCTCCAGGAAGTCCAGGAACTCCATGTGCACCTTGAGTGAAGATGAATAATTATTATAAAGGAAGACCACTGTTGAACAAGAACATTATGATTGCCTGACATTACACTGAACATACAGTGATGTGCAAAGGTTCTGCAAAAGCTGAATTATCCTAAAGGCTGTCATGAAagagcacattttcttttttatttttaatactttattgaaaatattaaaaataaactgataataTACAAGTTGGATTCctaagagaaaaaataaagagtaCAGAGCAGTAACACTAATTCATCTCTGAAGAGGTGAATTAATGCTGTTGTGTGCTTAAAATTTCAGTAATCTTCAGAGAACATTCCATAGAAATCCATTTTCAGAGCAAATGTCACATTAAATACCCGTGATAAGTTGTTTTCCAATTAAAATCAGAAGGAATTTAACTTAAAAATggaatatattttattcttaatcacatctgtgattttattattaattattgtatACTATACCCATCTATACCCAATACTTGAAGagagtgtttttctgctgtttttctttgttgttgatttAAATCTGGAAAAAAGAGTTACGTTCAGCAATCTCACCTTTTGGTCCAAGAGATCCCACAGGCCCAGGAAGCCCAGGTTCTCCAGGAGAACCTGCATagaccaaaaaccaaaacacatgaGATCCTGTAGCAGCACACTCAGGATGAACTAGAAGTTATTTGGATGTCTAACAAACACCAAAGTTCTGTTACTGCTGGGAGTCTGACTCATACCTCTGTCACCTTTCTGTCCAAAGCCAGAAGGTCCCGGCTCACCTCTGGGCCCAGCTGGACCCTCGCGACCCCTGACCCCATCCTGTCCATGATCACCTGatcagacattttaaatacagaTGAAAAATCTAACTCCAAGCCAAACAAATGCACTTGCATCATGGAAGTTGAACTGAAGTGCTCTCTGTACCTTGATTTCCTTTCTGTCCTTTGGGACCCTCGGGGCCTGCAGGTCCCATCACACCTGGAGTACCTGAGGTCACAGGTCACCGTCAGTAACATTACATTATGAtttcacaaaacataaaatactggTAATGGCTCAAGGAAAATATTAGTCATCTTTCCCCACCTGGATGTCCAGGGAAACCAGCCTCTcctgtgagaaataaaacatacatttcattAAAACGAGAGACGACAGTTCAGAACATAAAGAGATCAACAGAATTACaagtgaaaaatctgaaaaagatTTCCAGCAGTAAGTGATTTTGCTTCCCTACCTTTAGATCCAGGGTCCCCTGGAAAGAATAAACataagtgaaaataaatcaaacagaactAATGCtgataatttcttttaaaaaacagaatatgTTTCGATTTTATGAAGAAACAGTATGTGAACCTCACCTTTGGGTCCAGGCAGTCCTCTCACTGAAGATGCTAGGAAAgctgggaaagaaaaacacaacagtttggtgaacttgaacatattgtgtgtgtgtgagtgtattcaTGTAGATGGTATACTGTAGAGGTGCACTACCTCTGAATGTCTGGGAATCCATCTCATTTCTGAACATTTGATGGATCATTATCTGTAGAGCAGCCGCGTCTATGTGTCCTCCACTCACACCACTTCCAAAGCCAGTGCTGCCACTGAAACTGGTTCCATCTGCACGACTGACACCACCACTGTAACTGGTGCCAGTACTGCCAGCACCGCCACTGAAACCGGTTCCTGTACTGCCACCACTGTCAGCTCCGCCACCGTAACTGGTACCCGCACTGCCACTGTAACTGGTGCCAGCACTGCTAGCACCACCACTGAAACCAGTTCCCGCACTGCCGCCGGAGGTGGTGCCACCAGCACTGCCAGCACCGCCACTAAAGCCGGTACCAGCAGCACTGGAGCTTGTGCCGGCACCCCCAACACTGGCCCCACCGGCGCCAGCAGCACCACCTGCAATGCTGATGTCGATGCCATTGCTACTGCTGGAGCCGCCTCCACCGGTGGCAATCCCGATTCGTGTTTTAGAGCTCgagcctccacctccacctccagcaccCAGGTATATGTTGTTATCAGTGTGGCTGGTACCGCCACCACCGTCCACATAGGTGTTGATGTCATTGGAAGAACCTGACAGCCGGCTGGTACGGGCAGCAGCGACCGAAGCCTCAGCCTCCAGGGTAGACACTCGATTCTTCAGCTTTCTCACATCCTCGGCTGAGAATTGGACAACAGAATTTAGTAAGGTACGGTGAAACTGATCAGAAATGATTTTCAATCTGTAATTTGAACAGCTAATATAGTATTACAAGTTACATATGTATCTGTGATAGCCACCTTCTGGGGTGTGGAGCTCTGACTGAAATTTGACACTtatgcttattttattttaaatatcttgAGTATTTgttaatcattcatttttatgttaaGCAGTTTGTGTTGCATTTATACATGAAACTGTACTATAGAAATAAagtttcttcttattattattaaaacagtGTTGCATTCACAAACAAATGCTCATTTTCCAAATATAAATGACTGCAAGTGAATGCACCATTGTGACTGACTTTTCACAAACTAATAAATCAAACAGACTTCATGGATCTACCTTTAATCTGCCGCAGAGGACAGTTAGACTGGCAGTTAAACATTGTGTACTTTCAGACAATAATACAAAAGTGAACCTGAAGAGAGTAAATATACAACATGTACTGTACAGGATGCACAGTATCaggaaatgtaaatgttattctacgttctttctttctttctttctttaccaTTATTATCTAAGAAAATCCAAGTCAACAACTCTCctgcaacaggaaaaaaaactgaaggcTCTGATGTCATCAAGCAACGATTTCTGGAGCTGCTCCACTGACAATGAATGCCAGACCGACTTTATGGCAGTGGGACAGTACCCACAGATCAAGTTTCCAGGCAAAGGAGTACATTTAACCGCCTTGCGGCTCTTAGCAGCACAGTGAAATTATGCTCACAAGCCTGtaaaagctgaaacacacattttattggtTCAAAAATAGTCGCTCCAAGGCCAAGCATTTCTTtgcagagaagctgcagagagaatTTCATGACCAAAGAGAGTTTATCGTTAgggagatttttattttttcccttgtAAATGTCATGATGTTGTATAAGTTCACCTCACCCAGTGCAATGAGGCCAAAAAGGAGTCCcagcaggagcaggaagaggaggagaagaccCAGCAGCCATTTCCACCAGGAGCAACAGGCGTCGGAGCAGCAGCATAGTCCTCCACCTCCAAAGATGCCGCTGTCTCTGTGAATCTCTGAAGGCGGAGGAAAGTCGTTTTCAAACACTAAAATATTCTTCGTCATGTAAATTTCAACATAAATGCAACCAAAAATACCTGCATAAGTGGCTTTGTCTTTCATTACAACTCCAGATGATCCATCTGTGGAAGGAATAAACAAGAATCACTAAGATTTATaatcaaagcatttttttgttgcttgttCAAGGTGTTTTTAATGACTGCTCACAGTAAGAGTTGCCTGTCTCCGTCTTCAGTGGCATCGTCTCACCGTAGCTTGAAAtcagcttctctttctttaaTGAATCTCCCGACAGTGACCCTGTGCAATTAGAAACACTTTTTCTTCAACACATCTCTTGTATTTATTGTGTTAAACAAGTAGAgccaaataaacagcaaaaaagagTGAGGCACCACACCATATCAAAACATCATGGGCATACACAACGGAGAAAGCTTTAAGCCTGTATCAAGAGAGACAAAATCATGACACATCCCACACGTTTGGGTCCTATTCTCTATGGTCCACCAattataacaaaaatataagtcaaataaaaataagtatgcaattaagcaaatgttttccatttaaagatgaaaaagaaaaaaatgttgataaatCCTGTTAATGAGCGAGTTAATCTGCTTGGAGATGGTCCCCGAGACCAGAAAGAGGTAAACAAGTAAATGCTGGTAAAGGTTACAGTACTTCATCTGATCAAAACGATCTGTTAAAGCTAACTATTAGAAacaattttaaattcaattcTGGCCATTGTGGCTTTTtcattaagaaagaaaaatgttgagtAAATGCTAAAATGGGGTGAGAGCACAGTGCATATCCAGGAGGCTGGCTGAAATTATGATAGTTTACACACTGCCAACGGGATCACAACTTCATGTCCATTAACATCCTCCAAGAGACAAGAATCAGGGTCCAGTGATAcactaaaatgtgaaattagaaTAGCTGTCAAGTGTATATAACAAAATTTTGGGGTCCAAATTTGGTTCTACAAAAAGCAGTGAAACCCTATTAAGGAGAGAGAAAATTCAGTGTTTGCCCAGATGGGGGCGCCAGATATCTGACTCACCTCCTCCCACATGGACGCTGCTGCTGGTGAAATGCTTCCCGCTGTCTTTAGCCAAAATTAGCATCTCTGTGTCCCTCTTGGCAGGAACGTTCTCTTTTTCAGAGATCATGTACTTATATTCTTTCTTATATGCATCATCAGTGTGGGATCGAGTGGCTGACAATAAGACACAAGACAGAAAGTCAGGAATCTTTCAGGTTTACGAATTGttttgactgtgactgtgggGAAGTGTTGACTTACTTGAGACTCCAGTGCTGACGACACCAACGCCATTTGACACGTTCTTCTGAACACCATAACctgtacatacaaacacacgcaggCAGATAAAAATTCACATAAAGTAAGAAAGGTGCTATTTTGTATGTTTAGAGCGCATAATATCTGAATGTGTCACAATATTAcgaaaacatgtcaaacatgcTGCCGTACCTCCAAGGTTAGCGTTTACGTTGGCTCCACTGGTGGTGAGCACACTGCCAGAGGTGGGAGCCAGATTATTCTGAAAGccataaactgaacaaaaaaagagatgcaggatttgatttgattaaccagaataaaaaacaaacaagcaaaacaaacaaacaaaaaaaaaaacaacacaccacCAATATTCActaaagaaaaatgcagaaatccAGTGTGTTGTGCATCACATTCAAGGAGGACACTAATTTATTGATGGACTCGTCATTAATAGATTTAGTCTGACAAAGTTATTCAGTTTACACTGATGAAAAGCATTAAACCCTCACATTTTAGAGGATGGAACTTGAAGTGATGTACATTACTGAAAATTAATGTGATGATATATATGTCATGATATTAATGTCACACATGTGGAGATATTGATTCAGAATCAATTAATTTCCAGCTTAATCTAAGACTCCAACATGTAGATCTTCAGGTTTGGCTTGATGAAGATTATATTAACAATCAGTGTAATAgtttgtttaaaactgaaaactaccCAGCTacttgaaaacatttcagtgctATGTACAAAATTAATCTGTCTCAGTAAATTTGTAGGTATTTACATGATTTACAtgacatattttaatttttgatctTGACGACAGATTAGGTAaacaatattaatatattagATAACTACAGAATATTTACCAGAGTGGgcttgtgtgttcatttgtttatgtgtaggcctatatttatttatgtctaTATGCAGTACACAATATAGTAGTAGCAGATACAAAATATCCCTTACAACATCACAGGACCACATTACACCTGCAGGTAACAGGAAATAGTAAAAGGTACATCTGGTCACACCTGACAGGGACGAGGGTGAGGTGAGGCCGACAGGCGAGGATCCTCCTGGCATGTTGTTGGTGCTGGTCTGGTAGGTGTAGCTGCTGGTGTTGCCATTGACCAccgtggtggaggaggagggcagtGTGGAGGTGGACCAGGAGAAAGATGGAAGTACAGTGTCCAGTGTGTCGTACTGGCCTGATCTCACACTGCTATCGTACTGCCCGGATTTCAAACTCATGTCATACTGTCCTGATTTCACACCAGTATCATACTGGCCTGACTTAAGACTGACATCGTAATGTGCGGACCTCACACCGGTGTCATAATGGCCTGATTTTACACCAGTATCAAACTGCAATGATTTCAGACTACCATCATACTGACTTGATTTCACACCAGTATCATAATGGCCTGATTTCAGACTACCATCATAACGGCTTGATTTCACACCAGTATCATATTGGCCTGATTTCAGAGTGATATCATACTGGCTTGATTTTACACCAGTATCAAACTGCCCAGATGTCAGGCCGGGATCATACAGGCCTGATGTCTCAATGGTGTGGAAGCCGCCTGATCTCAGACCAGAATCAAATGAAGATGAACCTGCAGGTGAGAAAAGACATAGACAAGATAAAAAACAGTTCATCAAAAAATATTCTCTCCAATGCAggagaaaaaagatttttgacACAATCTTAATAGTTTTAATTCAAACAAAGATGATAGATCTTTTTACAAAATTCTAAACCAAGCCAAAAGTtttactgtgtattttatttatattgcaatTTTCTATTATTTCATACATTCTTACATAATAATCTGTTGATATTTTCTACGTGTGTCCAAAATGAGCAGGAGGATACCACATGTAATTTCAATCGTGTAACAGTTGCAATATTTATTGATCCAGATGTTGTAGAAGAGTCTTTCAGAATTCTGGAAATGCTGCAACTGTGGTACATTTCATTAACTGTCAGAGGTGAAAGGATTTATCCTTCTAGGCAGCAGATGCTTCACTCTGTGACTCTGTCGATGTAACGTGATACATGAGAGGAACAAACTAAGACCCATTTTAAACCATATATCTTTAGGTGAGGGAGACAAAGTGTCTATGCATGCTCAGCATGTGAATGCACAGTATGTGTTACTATGGTAAACATATACCCGACTGAGTGGCCACAGAGACGGTCTTGGTTTCCACGGTGGCCTTTTTAGGGACAGGCAAGGTAATGGAGGCACTAGAGGAGCGAGTGGGGCTGAGGCTGGAAGAGCGTCCCTTAAGAAGTTTCTTCACGTCATCCAGCTCCGTCCCTGTAAAACCACAGTCGCACAAACAATGCTAACCAAAAACTGCCATATCTTTGTCAAACTCAGTGTACTCTAACGTGTGAGTTTAGTATGAAGTTTCAAAGTACCCACTTAATCCAGgattgtacttaagtaaaattgATGTAGGCGTACTTCATATTGCATGCAATTTGCATACAATTTTGATgcaaaatgttgttatttttcactcAGTTACATTAAGTCATACCAGCCTGTAAACAGACAGCTGCAACTCCAGAAgtaaaactgattaaaaagtgaataaaatattCAGGCAAACAACAGATAAACAGTTTGCTTTTTTAGAATAATTACTTTTACACCCCCCAAAACAATTATTGCCATAGAAAGACAACTCCCCCTTCGGATAGTCTTCCggaagtgtgagtgt
This region of Scatophagus argus isolate fScaArg1 chromosome 10, fScaArg1.pri, whole genome shotgun sequence genomic DNA includes:
- the LOC124065635 gene encoding collagen alpha-1(XVII) chain-like isoform X1, encoding MDELTRQMDFSGGVSQEKVVTESVTSTTILTSLPPKGTSGSNHRNMSSGAGGLGLEKNVLTQNSSGTYFSSSSVGVTSGSYSSSSGVYLGGDSSGGGDGGGSYLDGEGYGNGGGGGGGGVGGSSSYIVSSVSKVRSSSSGGARRAQTAGSSGGLSPAFRERKTVSSRSRGYDGSSSANSSPEFTRKDYGIYCSSTTRGRSESRESEIRARLQSASPSASRWTELDDVKKLLKGRSSSLSPTRSSSASITLPVPKKATVETKTVSVATQSGSSSFDSGLRSGGFHTIETSGLYDPGLTSGQFDTGVKSSQYDITLKSGQYDTGVKSSRYDGSLKSGHYDTGVKSSQYDGSLKSLQFDTGVKSGHYDTGVRSAHYDVSLKSGQYDTGVKSGQYDMSLKSGQYDSSVRSGQYDTLDTVLPSFSWSTSTLPSSSTTVVNGNTSSYTYQTSTNNMPGGSSPVGLTSPSSLSVYGFQNNLAPTSGSVLTTSGANVNANLGGYGVQKNVSNGVGVVSTGVSTTRSHTDDAYKKEYKYMISEKENVPAKRDTEMLILAKDSGKHFTSSSVHVGGGSLSGDSLKKEKLISSYGETMPLKTETGNSYYGSSGVVMKDKATYAEIHRDSGIFGGGGLCCCSDACCSWWKWLLGLLLLFLLLLGLLFGLIALAEDVRKLKNRVSTLEAEASVAAARTSRLSGSSNDINTYVDGGGGTSHTDNNIYLGAGGGGGGSSSKTRIGIATGGGGSSSSNGIDISIAGGAAGAGGASVGGAGTSSSAAGTGFSGGAGSAGGTTSGGSAGTGFSGGASSAGTSYSGSAGTSYGGGADSGGSTGTGFSGGAGSTGTSYSGGVSRADGTSFSGSTGFGSGVSGGHIDAAALQIMIHQMFRNEMDSQTFRAFLASSVRGLPGPKGDPGSKGEAGFPGHPGTPGVMGPAGPEGPKGQKGNQGDHGQDGVRGREGPAGPRGEPGPSGFGQKGDRGSPGEPGLPGPVGSLGPKGAHGVPGLPGAPGQPGPQGFRGEAGLPGSKGDRGLPGFQGVKGESGDPGLRGLKGEAGLPGLPGPAGEKGPKGSMGLSGLDGPKGSRGDQGSAGPPGIRGPAGPAGDTGPPGTPGLQGPPGIPGNPGQPGAKGETGEPGRIINAAGSSSIGIPGPPGPAGPPGPAGPPGLSGPIGPAGLPGPPGPKGDRGYKGEQGEQGITVRTSESITSTSQLGSSRTSGLSGPPGPPGPPGPPGRPGDSRQGPPGPPGPPGQPGYGRPGPKGDKGDTGFTSSSGTFYAGPPGPPGPAGPKGSTGSPGPRGYQGEPGQPGVPGSPGRPGSSVRESTYSGGHGIPGPPGPPGPPGPQGPQGFKGDPGIPGTSRGSVSVTSGPPGPPGPPGPPGLPGSFASSTEMQQYITSYLSRSRQVGAPGPPGPPGPPGVPGTFSGSMDDISTRIIAYIQRSGSSLNIGIQGPPGPPGPPGPGSGSLTVSALIAMLQRDDVRRYLTGPPGPQGPPGPPGSSVGISASYSVEEIATYVFNIMNERGIARGPPGPPGPPGPAGAGGSGFTTATIDYSALIRNSDFRSWINSAVQRGTPGSPGLPGSPGLPGPPGPQGPPGVSSSTVYGVGGRGYSLEEIQRYLQGSGFRGLPGPPGPQGPPGPQGPSGSYTGSVSYSGNLPRESIRAEVQQYLTSDSMRRAIIGPPGPPGPRGQKGERGEPGYIQGYTQSQSYSHGNSRHGSGHRETDISRLTETLDYSNVAMKVTDYIKNQGLLQQYLVEGPLKTNVRAIQGPPGPPGPPGPPGYSRVIGAYGNVTADLMDFFRTYGTIPGPPGVSGPKGDRGYPGPRGEKGDPGSPGLPGLPGSYTVQIPHRVQKRDAENKVVGRHRKHRRQANGG
- the LOC124065635 gene encoding collagen alpha-1(XVII) chain-like isoform X2, with protein sequence MSSGAGGLGLEKNVLTQNSSGTYFSSSSVGVTSGSYSSSSGVYLGGDSSGGGDGGGSYLDGEGYGNGGGGGGGGVGGSSSYIVSSVSKVRSSSSGGARRAQTAGSSGGLSPAFRERKTVSSRSRGYDGSSSANSSPEFTRKDYGIYCSSTTRGRSESRESEIRARLQSASPSASRWTELDDVKKLLKGRSSSLSPTRSSSASITLPVPKKATVETKTVSVATQSGSSSFDSGLRSGGFHTIETSGLYDPGLTSGQFDTGVKSSQYDITLKSGQYDTGVKSSRYDGSLKSGHYDTGVKSSQYDGSLKSLQFDTGVKSGHYDTGVRSAHYDVSLKSGQYDTGVKSGQYDMSLKSGQYDSSVRSGQYDTLDTVLPSFSWSTSTLPSSSTTVVNGNTSSYTYQTSTNNMPGGSSPVGLTSPSSLSVYGFQNNLAPTSGSVLTTSGANVNANLGGYGVQKNVSNGVGVVSTGVSTTRSHTDDAYKKEYKYMISEKENVPAKRDTEMLILAKDSGKHFTSSSVHVGGGSLSGDSLKKEKLISSYGETMPLKTETGNSYYGSSGVVMKDKATYAEIHRDSGIFGGGGLCCCSDACCSWWKWLLGLLLLFLLLLGLLFGLIALAEDVRKLKNRVSTLEAEASVAAARTSRLSGSSNDINTYVDGGGGTSHTDNNIYLGAGGGGGGSSSKTRIGIATGGGGSSSSNGIDISIAGGAAGAGGASVGGAGTSSSAAGTGFSGGAGSAGGTTSGGSAGTGFSGGASSAGTSYSGSAGTSYGGGADSGGSTGTGFSGGAGSTGTSYSGGVSRADGTSFSGSTGFGSGVSGGHIDAAALQIMIHQMFRNEMDSQTFRAFLASSVRGLPGPKGDPGSKGEAGFPGHPGTPGVMGPAGPEGPKGQKGNQGDHGQDGVRGREGPAGPRGEPGPSGFGQKGDRGSPGEPGLPGPVGSLGPKGAHGVPGLPGAPGQPGPQGFRGEAGLPGSKGDRGLPGFQGVKGESGDPGLRGLKGEAGLPGLPGPAGEKGPKGSMGLSGLDGPKGSRGDQGSAGPPGIRGPAGPAGDTGPPGTPGLQGPPGIPGNPGQPGAKGETGEPGRIINAAGSSSIGIPGPPGPAGPPGPAGPPGLSGPIGPAGLPGPPGPKGDRGYKGEQGEQGITVRTSESITSTSQLGSSRTSGLSGPPGPPGPPGPPGRPGDSRQGPPGPPGPPGQPGYGRPGPKGDKGDTGFTSSSGTFYAGPPGPPGPAGPKGSTGSPGPRGYQGEPGQPGVPGSPGRPGSSVRESTYSGGHGIPGPPGPPGPPGPQGPQGFKGDPGIPGTSRGSVSVTSGPPGPPGPPGPPGLPGSFASSTEMQQYITSYLSRSRQVGAPGPPGPPGPPGVPGTFSGSMDDISTRIIAYIQRSGSSLNIGIQGPPGPPGPPGPGSGSLTVSALIAMLQRDDVRRYLTGPPGPQGPPGPPGSSVGISASYSVEEIATYVFNIMNERGIARGPPGPPGPPGPAGAGGSGFTTATIDYSALIRNSDFRSWINSAVQRGTPGSPGLPGSPGLPGPPGPQGPPGVSSSTVYGVGGRGYSLEEIQRYLQGSGFRGLPGPPGPQGPPGPQGPSGSYTGSVSYSGNLPRESIRAEVQQYLTSDSMRRAIIGPPGPPGPRGQKGERGEPGYIQGYTQSQSYSHGNSRHGSGHRETDISRLTETLDYSNVAMKVTDYIKNQGLLQQYLVEGPLKTNVRAIQGPPGPPGPPGPPGYSRVIGAYGNVTADLMDFFRTYGTIPGPPGVSGPKGDRGYPGPRGEKGDPGSPGLPGLPGSYTVQIPHRVQKRDAENKVVGRHRKHRRQANGG